One Methanobacterium alcaliphilum genomic window carries:
- a CDS encoding uL15m family ribosomal protein — translation MIRKSRKINKMRGSRTVGGGCSKKRRGAGHRGGRGMAGSHKHLWSWIVKYDPKHFGKYGFKRPLKSINEVNTVNLSYLDEKSEQLLEKGLATKENDVIVIDVTDLGYNKVLGQGKLTKPLNIKAPVFSASAERKIQEAGGEALIL, via the coding sequence ATGATCAGGAAATCAAGGAAAATAAATAAGATGAGAGGATCCAGAACCGTTGGTGGCGGTTGTTCCAAGAAAAGAAGAGGAGCAGGTCACCGTGGTGGAAGAGGTATGGCTGGAAGCCATAAACACCTCTGGAGCTGGATTGTTAAATACGATCCAAAACACTTTGGTAAATACGGTTTCAAAAGACCTCTAAAATCTATAAATGAAGTTAACACTGTAAATTTAAGTTATTTAGATGAAAAATCTGAACAACTCCTGGAAAAAGGATTGGCTACTAAAGAAAATGACGTTATTGTTATTGATGTCACTGACCTTGGATATAATAAAGTATTAGGTCAGGGTAAGTTAACCAAGCCTTTAAATATCAAAGCACCTGTTTTTTCTGCAAGTGCTGAGAGGAAAATCCAGGAAGCTGGAGGAGAGGCTTTAATCCTCTAA
- the secY gene encoding preprotein translocase subunit SecY produces the protein MLEKLQPIFSILPQVASPAHRVSFKEKLKWTGIILVLYFVLSNIPLYGLSPLAVDQFAQLRAVLAGSFGSILTLGIGPIVSASIVLQLLVGGKILKLDLSQHEDKALFQGAQKLLAIIFTLFEALVMVLTGAIAATSQSYIWILILQMTIGGILVIFLDEVISKWGFGSGVGLFIAGGVAQQIIVGAFNPLASPTQPGVPAGKLTGFLYLLSTGQSPDVVYYLMPVISVIIVFLVVVYAESMRVEIPLSYGGVKGARGKYPLRFIYASNMPVILASALLLNVQLFANIFQKIGYPILGTISNGQAINGLAYYLTPPSSIEVLFTDPLRVLFYGVVFIGICILFAILWVELSGIGPKQVAKQLHGMGMQIPGFRSSKRQFEKILKKYIPAITVLGGAFVGLLAFGADLTSALGGGTGVLLTVGIVYRLYEEIAQEQLMDMHPMLRKFLGD, from the coding sequence TTGTTAGAGAAATTACAGCCAATTTTTTCAATTTTACCTCAAGTCGCATCACCAGCCCATAGGGTTTCTTTCAAGGAAAAACTGAAATGGACTGGTATCATATTGGTACTATATTTTGTACTTTCAAACATACCTTTATATGGGCTAAGCCCATTAGCTGTGGATCAATTTGCTCAACTGAGAGCAGTACTTGCAGGTAGTTTCGGTTCAATACTGACTTTAGGAATAGGGCCCATTGTATCTGCATCTATTGTTTTGCAGTTGCTAGTTGGGGGGAAAATTTTAAAATTGGATCTTTCTCAACATGAAGATAAAGCCCTCTTTCAAGGTGCTCAAAAACTTCTTGCTATAATATTTACTCTCTTCGAAGCACTGGTAATGGTCCTCACTGGAGCAATTGCAGCTACTTCCCAATCCTATATATGGATTTTGATTTTGCAAATGACCATTGGCGGAATCTTAGTCATATTTTTAGATGAAGTGATTTCTAAATGGGGATTTGGTAGTGGAGTAGGACTGTTTATTGCTGGGGGAGTAGCACAACAAATTATTGTTGGAGCTTTCAACCCTCTAGCCTCACCCACTCAACCTGGAGTACCTGCAGGTAAGTTAACCGGATTTTTATATCTTCTATCGACAGGTCAAAGTCCAGATGTTGTTTACTATCTCATGCCGGTGATATCGGTTATCATAGTATTTTTAGTAGTGGTCTATGCGGAAAGTATGAGGGTAGAAATACCACTATCTTATGGTGGAGTGAAAGGTGCTAGGGGTAAATATCCTTTGAGATTTATTTATGCCAGTAACATGCCTGTAATTTTAGCCAGCGCATTACTTTTAAATGTGCAGCTTTTTGCAAACATATTCCAAAAAATAGGATACCCTATTTTGGGCACTATTTCCAATGGACAAGCTATAAACGGATTGGCTTATTATTTGACACCACCTTCTTCAATAGAAGTTCTATTCACAGATCCATTAAGAGTTCTATTCTATGGTGTAGTTTTCATTGGAATTTGTATATTGTTCGCTATTTTATGGGTGGAATTAAGTGGTATTGGCCCAAAACAAGTAGCCAAACAGTTGCATGGCATGGGAATGCAAATTCCAGGTTTTAGAAGCAGCAAAAGACAGTTTGAAAAAATACTTAAAAAGTACATCCCCGCCATCACAGTTTTAGGTGGTGCTTTTGTAGGTCTCCTTGCATTTGGTGCTGATTTGACTAGCGCATTAGGTGGGGGTACTGGTGTACTGTTAACTGTGGGTATTGTTTACAGACTCTATGAGGAGATAGCACAGGAACAATTAATGGACATGCATCCAATGTTGAGAAAATTCTTAGGGGATTAA
- a CDS encoding adenylate kinase, with product MKVVVIAGIPGSGSTTILDHALENLDYVNVNYGDVMLQIAQEKGLVENRDQMRTLSPDVQKEIQKAAAKSIRERSKLTNIIVDTHCTIKTPVGFLPGLPKWVLDELQPDMFVLIEADADEILIRRISDTTRSRDMEMMKDINLHQEMNRAVSMAYAALTGATVKIIENHNDQLDDSIAEMVDTLS from the coding sequence ATGAAAGTAGTTGTAATTGCGGGAATACCTGGTTCAGGAAGTACTACTATATTAGACCACGCATTAGAAAACCTTGATTATGTAAATGTTAATTATGGGGATGTGATGCTTCAAATAGCTCAGGAAAAAGGTTTGGTTGAAAATCGAGATCAAATGAGAACATTATCCCCTGATGTTCAGAAAGAAATTCAGAAAGCTGCAGCAAAAAGTATAAGAGAAAGGTCGAAGCTAACTAACATAATCGTTGATACTCACTGCACTATTAAAACACCTGTTGGTTTCCTACCAGGATTGCCAAAATGGGTTTTAGATGAGTTACAACCGGATATGTTTGTGTTGATTGAAGCTGATGCTGATGAAATATTGATTCGTCGAATCAGTGACACTACTCGAAGTAGAGACATGGAAATGATGAAAGATATTAATCTTCACCAGGAAATGAATCGCGCAGTATCCATGGCTTATGCTGCATTAACTGGAGCTACAGTTAAAATAATAGAAAACCATAATGATCAGCTGGATGATTCCATTGCAGAAATGGTAGATACATTGAGTTAG
- a CDS encoding EMC3/TMCO1 family protein, producing the protein MVLDIFYGALNAVFGPVIALDPNPNNPIFTIFLISTLVAFVITLANKLLVNQDRLESLKIEMQEFQQEMMEARKANDPKAVEKMQKQQMEMMGKQKEMMTMSFKPMIVTMVPILIVFWWMAQEPHISQTVVMLPQVAYYVLLVPLFHMFYHTAPTTPPGAIEWLGWYVLCSFSMSQLFRKLMGLKGGGM; encoded by the coding sequence ATGGTACTTGATATATTTTACGGGGCTTTAAATGCTGTTTTTGGACCTGTTATTGCCCTGGATCCCAATCCAAATAACCCCATATTCACAATTTTTTTAATTTCCACTTTAGTGGCTTTTGTAATTACCCTGGCCAATAAACTGTTGGTTAATCAGGATAGATTAGAATCTCTTAAAATAGAGATGCAAGAGTTTCAGCAAGAGATGATGGAAGCAAGGAAAGCTAATGATCCTAAAGCAGTGGAAAAAATGCAAAAACAACAAATGGAGATGATGGGTAAGCAAAAAGAAATGATGACCATGTCTTTTAAACCCATGATTGTGACCATGGTTCCTATTTTGATTGTATTTTGGTGGATGGCCCAGGAACCACACATATCTCAAACTGTGGTAATGCTGCCTCAAGTAGCATATTATGTTTTACTTGTACCTTTATTCCACATGTTCTATCACACCGCACCTACCACTCCTCCAGGTGCAATAGAATGGTTGGGATGGTATGTTCTATGTTCATTCTCCATGTCCCAATTATTCCGAAAGTTAATGGGACTTAAAGGAGGAGGAATGTAA
- a CDS encoding 50S ribosomal protein L34e gives MPALRFRSRSYKRTFKRTPGGKTVLQYKKKKPSKHICAECGKLLHGVPRGRPYEIRKLAKTKKRPNRPYGGYLCSECARKVFKQEARS, from the coding sequence ATGCCAGCATTAAGATTTAGATCCAGATCATATAAGAGGACTTTTAAAAGGACTCCTGGTGGAAAAACAGTTTTACAATATAAAAAGAAGAAACCAAGTAAGCACATCTGTGCTGAATGTGGAAAACTTCTACATGGCGTTCCTAGGGGACGACCATATGAAATTAGAAAATTAGCCAAAACTAAAAAAAGACCAAACCGTCCATACGGAGGATACCTCTGTTCAGAATGCGCTAGAAAAGTATTCAAACAAGAGGCAAGGTCCTAA
- the cmk gene encoding (d)CMP kinase has protein sequence MIITIGGLAGSGTTTASRILSEKLSIPYVSAGDIFRQMAAESGMDILEFSKFAENNNEIDIEIDQRQAKMAEEAENLIVEGRLSAHFVDANLKIWMIAPFDVRSLRISQRELKPVDLVKKEIQIRETSEAQRYHEIHNIDINNLEIYDLILNTNSFQAESVADIILKVTKVI, from the coding sequence ATGATTATCACTATCGGTGGACTGGCAGGTAGTGGAACTACTACTGCTTCCAGAATATTATCTGAAAAATTGAGTATACCCTATGTTTCTGCAGGAGATATTTTCCGGCAGATGGCCGCTGAAAGTGGCATGGATATACTTGAATTCAGCAAATTCGCCGAAAATAATAATGAAATTGATATTGAGATAGATCAGCGACAGGCCAAAATGGCTGAAGAAGCAGAAAACCTCATAGTTGAAGGACGCCTTTCCGCCCATTTTGTGGACGCGAATTTAAAAATATGGATGATAGCTCCTTTTGATGTTAGATCTTTAAGAATCAGTCAAAGAGAGTTAAAACCAGTAGATTTAGTAAAAAAAGAAATCCAAATACGTGAGACTAGTGAAGCTCAGAGATATCATGAAATTCACAATATCGATATTAATAATTTAGAAATTTATGACTTAATCTTGAATACGAATAGTTTTCAAGCTGAAAGCGTCGCCGACATAATATTAAAAGTTACAAAGGTGATTTAA
- a CDS encoding 50S ribosomal protein L14e: MPAIEVGRVCVKTAGREAGEKCVIVDVIDEKFVEVVGSSIKNRRCNIQHLEPVDQTIEIKSEDPEEIKKQLETLE, translated from the coding sequence ATGCCAGCAATAGAAGTAGGAAGAGTATGTGTTAAAACCGCAGGTAGAGAAGCGGGAGAAAAATGTGTGATTGTAGATGTTATTGATGAAAAGTTCGTTGAAGTTGTAGGTTCATCTATTAAAAATAGAAGATGTAATATACAACACCTGGAACCTGTTGATCAAACAATTGAAATAAAATCTGAAGACCCTGAAGAGATCAAAAAACAATTAGAAACTTTGGAATAA
- a CDS encoding RNA-guided pseudouridylation complex pseudouridine synthase subunit Cbf5 — protein sequence MVNFLIKAKSETNPEYGCSPELRPIEEHLTKGIINLDKPSGPTSHEVDSWVRKIFNAQKTGHGGTLDPKVTGVLPIGIDYATRVIQLLLVANKEYVCLMRLHQEIEEDVIRDILEEFQGKIYQTPPLKSAVKRELRVRSIYYVNIIEIDGQDVLFRIGCESGTYIRKYCHDIGEALGIGAHMAELRRTKSGPFHENEALVTLQDVTDAFCYWKEDGDESYLRKAVLPMEMAVTHLPKIVIRDSAVDAICHGADLAAGGIVSLDDNIQKGDIVVILTIKGELVASGESLANSLEILESAKGIMVDTKKVFMEPETYPKMWK from the coding sequence ATGGTAAACTTCCTGATTAAGGCTAAAAGTGAAACTAATCCTGAATATGGATGTTCACCTGAACTTAGGCCTATTGAAGAACATCTAACTAAAGGGATAATTAATCTAGATAAACCTTCAGGACCCACTTCTCATGAAGTTGACTCATGGGTTAGAAAAATATTCAATGCTCAAAAAACTGGCCACGGTGGCACTCTTGATCCTAAAGTTACAGGAGTATTGCCTATTGGTATTGATTATGCCACCCGGGTAATCCAACTATTACTGGTGGCAAATAAGGAATATGTTTGTTTGATGAGGCTTCACCAGGAAATAGAAGAGGATGTTATTAGAGATATTCTTGAAGAATTTCAGGGTAAGATCTATCAAACACCCCCTCTTAAATCTGCAGTAAAAAGAGAGTTAAGAGTTCGCAGTATCTACTATGTTAATATCATTGAAATTGATGGTCAGGATGTTCTATTTAGAATTGGATGTGAATCAGGAACTTATATACGTAAATACTGTCATGATATTGGCGAAGCACTGGGTATCGGTGCCCATATGGCGGAACTCCGCAGAACAAAATCAGGTCCCTTCCATGAAAATGAGGCTCTGGTAACTCTTCAGGATGTTACCGATGCTTTTTGCTACTGGAAAGAAGATGGTGATGAATCATACCTGCGCAAAGCAGTACTACCTATGGAGATGGCGGTTACGCATCTTCCAAAAATAGTTATACGGGATTCTGCAGTAGATGCCATATGCCATGGAGCTGACCTCGCTGCGGGTGGTATAGTAAGTCTGGATGATAATATCCAAAAAGGAGATATTGTTGTTATATTGACCATTAAAGGTGAACTGGTTGCTTCTGGTGAAAGCTTAGCAAATTCACTTGAAATATTAGAATCTGCTAAAGGAATCATGGTAGATACAAAAAAGGTTTTTATGGAACCTGAAACATATCCTAAGATGTGGAAATAA
- a CDS encoding 30S ribosomal protein S13: MEEDFKHMIRIARKDVDGNKTIENALTDIKGIGNALSRAISIGMGFDLDQKMGYLSDDDVLKIEEALRDPQQYDVPEWMLNRRNDYETGETQHLIESDLAMRLRDDLNRMKKTRSYKGRRHEVGLPVRGQRTKSTFRKGSSVGVRRRRGRQ; this comes from the coding sequence ATGGAAGAAGATTTCAAGCATATGATTCGTATTGCCAGAAAGGATGTAGATGGTAATAAGACAATTGAAAATGCTTTAACAGATATTAAAGGTATTGGAAACGCCTTGTCCCGAGCTATAAGTATTGGTATGGGTTTTGATCTTGATCAAAAAATGGGCTATCTTTCTGATGATGATGTTTTAAAAATTGAGGAAGCACTTAGAGACCCTCAACAATATGACGTTCCAGAATGGATGTTGAACCGTCGTAATGATTATGAAACTGGTGAAACTCAACACTTAATTGAATCCGATTTAGCAATGCGTCTGCGTGACGATTTAAACAGGATGAAAAAGACCAGAAGTTACAAAGGAAGAAGACACGAGGTTGGGTTACCTGTTCGAGGACAGAGAACAAAATCTACATTCAGAAAAGGCTCTTCTGTCGGTGTAAGAAGAAGAAGAGGAAGACAATAA
- a CDS encoding 30S ribosomal protein S4, producing the protein MGHPRKARKKYDTPPHPWNAERIKSENKLALKYGLKNKKEIWKAETMVRRYRRDARYLLGLSSEHTENERKQLLGHLIRYGILGETTKLEDVLNLTVEDVLRRRLQTVVHQKGLSRTAKEARIFVVHGHIAMGGKKIDSPSYLVKRGEEDKIGFYPSSPVAKQIESQQKTKTEEKAK; encoded by the coding sequence ATGGGACATCCAAGAAAAGCAAGGAAAAAATACGATACTCCACCTCATCCATGGAATGCTGAGAGGATTAAATCAGAAAATAAACTGGCATTAAAATACGGTTTGAAAAATAAAAAAGAGATTTGGAAAGCCGAAACAATGGTAAGAAGATACCGGAGGGATGCTCGTTATTTACTCGGTTTATCATCTGAACACACCGAAAATGAAAGAAAGCAACTTTTAGGGCACTTAATAAGATACGGAATTTTGGGAGAAACCACCAAACTGGAAGATGTTTTAAACTTAACAGTGGAAGATGTTCTAAGAAGAAGACTTCAAACTGTAGTTCACCAGAAAGGATTATCCCGAACTGCTAAAGAAGCAAGGATCTTTGTAGTACACGGCCATATTGCTATGGGTGGTAAGAAGATCGATTCCCCAAGCTACCTAGTTAAAAGAGGCGAAGAAGATAAGATTGGATTTTATCCATCATCCCCAGTAGCCAAACAAATCGAATCCCAACAAAAAACTAAAACTGAGGAAAAAGCTAAATAA
- a CDS encoding 30S ribosomal protein S11, translating into MAEKEKEKWGIANIYSSFNNTIITVTDITGAETISQWSGGKVVRADRQESSPFAAMEAASRAADDVREKGIVGLHIKVRAPGGNGPRTPGPGAQATIRALARAGIRIGKIEDVTPIPHDGTGRPGGKRGRRV; encoded by the coding sequence ATGGCTGAAAAAGAAAAAGAAAAATGGGGTATAGCTAATATTTACTCATCATTTAACAATACTATTATAACAGTCACTGATATCACTGGAGCAGAGACTATAAGTCAATGGTCTGGTGGAAAAGTGGTCCGTGCTGACCGACAGGAATCGTCCCCTTTCGCTGCAATGGAAGCAGCTTCTAGAGCTGCAGATGATGTACGAGAAAAAGGGATCGTCGGTTTACATATAAAAGTACGTGCTCCTGGTGGAAACGGTCCAAGAACTCCTGGACCTGGTGCTCAAGCAACTATACGGGCTTTAGCTAGAGCAGGGATCCGAATAGGAAAAATAGAAGATGTAACTCCCATACCTCACGATGGTACAGGACGACCTGGAGGTAAGAGAGGAAGAAGGGTCTAA
- a CDS encoding DNA-directed RNA polymerase subunit D, with the protein MEIDVKEKNGNELVFVIEDVDVTFVNAIRRICMMEIPKMAIEDVYVVKNDSAMFDEVLAHRLGLIPLVSDSESIETLVMPDECDCEDYCPKCTVSLVLKKKGPGVVYSKDLSSEDSKIKPVYDTIPLLKLKDNQEVELEAIAQLGIGIEHAKWEPTTACAYKFYPQITIDENCDECQNCVEACPRGVLEFDQKAKKVEVVDLENCSMCKSCVRVCDTGAINIGYQEGKFIFIIETDGSIPPEEVLLKACDVLFEKADKIVTFCEGG; encoded by the coding sequence ATGGAGATTGATGTCAAAGAGAAGAATGGAAATGAACTCGTTTTCGTTATTGAAGATGTGGATGTGACATTTGTTAATGCTATTCGAAGGATTTGCATGATGGAAATCCCTAAAATGGCTATTGAAGATGTCTATGTTGTAAAAAATGATTCCGCAATGTTTGACGAAGTTCTTGCCCATAGACTTGGATTGATACCATTAGTATCTGATTCTGAGTCAATAGAAACTCTTGTAATGCCAGATGAATGTGATTGTGAGGATTATTGTCCTAAATGTACTGTTTCATTGGTATTAAAGAAAAAAGGCCCGGGAGTCGTTTACTCCAAAGATCTTTCTTCAGAAGACTCAAAAATAAAACCAGTATATGATACTATACCTCTTCTAAAGCTCAAAGACAATCAGGAAGTAGAATTAGAGGCAATAGCCCAATTAGGTATTGGAATAGAACATGCTAAATGGGAACCTACTACTGCATGTGCCTATAAATTCTATCCTCAGATAACTATTGATGAAAACTGTGATGAATGTCAAAACTGTGTAGAAGCTTGCCCCCGAGGCGTTTTAGAATTTGACCAGAAGGCTAAAAAAGTCGAAGTGGTTGATTTGGAAAACTGTTCCATGTGTAAAAGCTGCGTAAGGGTTTGTGATACTGGTGCAATTAATATTGGTTATCAAGAAGGAAAGTTCATATTCATAATTGAAACTGATGGGTCTATACCTCCTGAAGAGGTTTTATTAAAAGCTTGTGATGTGCTTTTTGAAAAAGCAGACAAGATTGTAACATTTTGTGAAGGAGGCTAA
- a CDS encoding 50S ribosomal protein L18e, with protein sequence MVKRITKTNPNLIELIGNLKKKSNAEEAAIWKDLARRLERSTRRKAQVNLSKINRNSSDDETVLVAGKVLGSGDLDHKVQVVALSFSKMAQEKIEKVGGECLDINTILEQNPKGSNIRIIE encoded by the coding sequence ATGGTAAAGAGAATTACCAAAACTAATCCTAATCTCATAGAATTAATAGGGAATCTTAAGAAAAAATCTAATGCAGAAGAAGCAGCCATTTGGAAGGATTTGGCTCGAAGATTAGAAAGATCCACCCGTAGAAAAGCTCAAGTAAACTTATCAAAGATCAACAGAAACTCATCTGATGATGAAACTGTTTTAGTTGCAGGAAAAGTTTTAGGCAGCGGGGACCTGGATCATAAAGTACAAGTTGTAGCACTGAGCTTTTCAAAGATGGCTCAGGAAAAAATAGAAAAAGTAGGCGGAGAATGCTTGGATATAAATACCATACTGGAACAAAACCCTAAGGGTAGCAATATTCGAATCATCGAATAA
- a CDS encoding 50S ribosomal protein L13 has product MIIDGEGHILGRLASVVSQKLLDGEKVVVLNAEKIIITGSKDWAYARYKQRLDRASISNPRSMGPKYPRRPEDIFRRTVRGMLPYRKTKGREAFKGLQAYVGVPREFKDEEISKVSQAEVKAVKKGMELGEISKLLGAKF; this is encoded by the coding sequence ATGATTATCGATGGAGAAGGACACATCTTAGGGAGGCTGGCCAGTGTGGTTAGTCAAAAACTCCTTGACGGAGAGAAGGTGGTAGTTCTCAATGCTGAGAAAATAATTATCACTGGCTCAAAGGATTGGGCTTATGCTAGATACAAACAGAGACTCGACCGAGCAAGTATTTCCAACCCTCGTAGTATGGGTCCTAAATACCCTAGAAGGCCTGAAGATATATTCAGAAGGACTGTAAGGGGAATGTTACCTTACCGGAAGACTAAAGGTAGGGAAGCTTTTAAGGGACTGCAAGCTTATGTAGGAGTCCCCCGAGAATTTAAAGATGAAGAAATTTCTAAAGTTTCACAAGCAGAAGTAAAGGCTGTTAAGAAAGGTATGGAACTGGGAGAAATTTCAAAATTACTAGGAGCTAAGTTCTAA
- a CDS encoding 30S ribosomal protein S9 translates to MKKVVHTSGKRKTAIARGTFHEGKGRIRINKCPVELYDPELARLKITEPLTLAGDVVNDVDIDVKVVGGGVMGQAEAARMVIAKGLVQWTNDMDLKEKFVQYDRTMLVGDPRRSEPKKYGGRGARARRQKSYR, encoded by the coding sequence ATGAAAAAAGTTGTTCATACTAGTGGAAAAAGGAAAACTGCTATTGCTAGAGGGACATTCCACGAAGGAAAAGGTAGAATTAGGATTAATAAATGTCCTGTGGAACTCTACGACCCTGAATTAGCTCGTCTGAAAATAACTGAACCATTGACTTTAGCTGGGGATGTTGTCAACGACGTTGACATCGATGTTAAAGTTGTTGGTGGAGGAGTTATGGGACAAGCTGAAGCTGCCCGTATGGTTATTGCCAAAGGGTTAGTGCAGTGGACCAATGATATGGATTTAAAAGAAAAGTTCGTCCAATACGACAGAACAATGCTGGTAGGTGACCCTCGGCGTTCAGAACCTAAGAAATATGGTGGAAGAGGCGCTCGAGCCAGAAGACAAAAGAGTTATCGATAA
- a CDS encoding DNA-directed RNA polymerase subunit N, translated as MIPIRCISCGKAVSAYFDEYQKRTAEGEDPKVVLDDMGVTRYCCRRMLIGHVETW; from the coding sequence ATGATTCCTATAAGATGTATAAGCTGTGGTAAAGCAGTATCAGCATATTTTGATGAATATCAAAAAAGAACTGCAGAAGGAGAAGATCCAAAAGTAGTCTTGGATGATATGGGTGTAACCAGATACTGTTGCAGAAGAATGTTAATTGGCCATGTAGAAACATGGTAA
- a CDS encoding DNA-directed RNA polymerase subunit K, with protein MAKLTRFEKARIIGARALQLSMGAKPLVDVPESLDPIDIASLELKKRVIPLDIHRE; from the coding sequence ATGGCAAAATTAACCCGATTTGAAAAAGCTAGAATTATCGGTGCAAGAGCTCTTCAGCTTTCTATGGGCGCAAAACCTTTAGTTGATGTGCCAGAGTCTCTTGATCCTATAGACATAGCATCTTTAGAACTAAAAAAGAGAGTAATTCCTTTAGATATTCATAGGGAATAA
- the eno gene encoding phosphopyruvate hydratase, which translates to MDSVIEDVRVRKILDSRGNPTLEVDVITWNGFGRAAAPSGASTGSREVVAFPEGGVNKIIGDVEDIISSELIGMDAEDLQDIDMVLKEIDGTENLASIGGNTTVAVSMAVAKAAASSYNMPLYKFLGGNMQTEIPYPLGNMINGGAHAGKHAPDIQEFLIVPVGAKNITEAVFANSNVHKKLKELIQSKDTTFTGGKGDEGGWAPNISNYDALEIQAQACEEVGDEMGISIRPCLDMAASEMWDASQKKYIYTQENIARDTGEQIEFVKEIIETYDMLYVEDPLDEADFAGFADLTSKVGDKCLICGDDLFVTNKQILQEGIDIKAGNSIIIKPNQIGTLTDTYETVKLAKENQYVPVVSHRSGETTDETIAHLAVAFSAPLIKTGALGGERIAKLNELIRIEEEVSNPKMAQLEL; encoded by the coding sequence GTGGATAGCGTTATTGAAGACGTACGAGTACGTAAAATTTTAGACAGTAGAGGAAACCCTACTTTGGAAGTAGATGTTATAACCTGGAATGGTTTTGGGAGAGCCGCTGCACCCAGTGGTGCCAGTACTGGTTCTAGAGAAGTTGTAGCATTTCCAGAGGGTGGGGTAAATAAAATAATAGGTGATGTGGAAGATATAATATCCTCTGAACTTATTGGAATGGATGCCGAAGACCTGCAAGATATTGATATGGTCCTAAAGGAGATTGATGGAACAGAAAACCTTGCCTCAATTGGAGGTAACACTACCGTAGCTGTTTCCATGGCTGTGGCTAAAGCAGCAGCATCTTCATATAATATGCCTCTTTACAAGTTTTTAGGCGGCAACATGCAAACAGAAATACCCTATCCATTGGGTAACATGATTAATGGTGGAGCACATGCTGGTAAGCATGCACCGGATATTCAAGAATTTCTGATAGTGCCTGTTGGTGCTAAAAACATTACTGAAGCAGTATTTGCTAATTCTAATGTTCATAAAAAATTAAAAGAACTCATTCAATCCAAAGATACAACTTTCACCGGCGGAAAAGGTGATGAAGGAGGATGGGCCCCTAATATCTCAAATTATGATGCTTTAGAAATACAAGCTCAAGCCTGCGAAGAAGTTGGAGATGAAATGGGCATATCAATTAGGCCTTGTCTTGATATGGCTGCCAGTGAAATGTGGGATGCTTCCCAGAAAAAATATATTTACACCCAGGAAAACATTGCCCGGGATACTGGTGAACAAATAGAGTTCGTTAAAGAAATCATAGAGACATATGATATGTTATATGTGGAAGATCCACTAGACGAAGCAGATTTTGCAGGATTTGCAGATTTAACTTCTAAAGTCGGTGATAAATGTTTAATCTGTGGTGATGACCTTTTTGTTACCAATAAACAAATATTACAAGAAGGAATTGATATCAAAGCTGGAAATTCCATTATAATTAAACCTAACCAGATAGGAACTCTAACAGATACATATGAAACTGTAAAGCTGGCCAAAGAAAACCAGTATGTTCCTGTAGTATCGCACCGATCTGGAGAAACCACTGATGAAACTATTGCTCATTTGGCGGTAGCATTTTCTGCACCACTAATAAAGACTGGAGCTTTAGGTGGAGAAAGAATAGCCAAGTTAAATGAGTTAATACGTATTGAAGAAGAAGTTTCTAATCCAAAAATGGCTCAATTAGAGCTATAA
- a CDS encoding 4Fe-4S dicluster domain-containing protein, which yields MVKIIIDYDECDGADCAECVDVCPMEILIIDGDKVVVQNKEDCSLCEVCMDVCPHEAIDVKED from the coding sequence ATGGTAAAAATTATCATTGATTACGATGAATGTGATGGAGCAGACTGCGCAGAATGTGTGGATGTTTGCCCCATGGAAATTTTGATAATTGATGGGGATAAAGTAGTCGTTCAAAATAAAGAAGACTGCAGTTTATGTGAAGTATGTATGGACGTTTGTCCACACGAAGCAATAGATGTAAAAGAAGATTAA